DNA from Kitasatospora acidiphila:
GGCCCGGCGCCCGGCGTCCTCCAGCACGGCCAGGGTGTCGCGGCCCAGCTGCGGGGCGGAGACGGTGGAGCCCTGGGCGCTGGGCAGCGCCTTGAACTGCTGCCGGGCGGCGCCGATCAGCTGCGGAACGTCGGCGCCGACCGCCTCCAGCAGCGGACGGGCCAGGCCCTCGGGCTGCTCCAGCAGGGCGAGCAGGATGTGCACCGGCCTGACGTCCGGATTGCCGGCGCTGCCGGCCTGCCGGATGGCGACGGACAGGGCGTCCTGCGTCTTGGTGGTGAACTTGCTCGCGTCCATGGCCACGATGGGGTGCTCCTCCAGGTGCTTATCGGCTACTGCTTACTCACTGCACGGTGCTCATCAGATGCTAAGGCAAGTTGAGTCTAACGCGCTCATGTTTGCTGCCTCAAGTATGCGCGGCCTTGGATCTGGTCAGCGCCAGCAGGTCGCGGGCCGGGCCGCCCGGCCGCTGCCCGGCCGGCCAGACCGCGCGCAGCGGCCGGCGCAGATCCAGCTCGGCCACCGGCACCTCGACCAGCCGCCGGGTGGCCAGCTCGTCGGCCACCGCCAGCTCGCTCAGGCAGACCGGCCCGGCGCCGGCCAGCGCCGCCGCCTTGAGCGCGGTGGTGGAGGCCAGCTCCAGCAGCGGTTCGGCCGGCGAGCCGAGCGCCCGGTCCAGCACCTCCCGGGTGCCCGAACCCGGCTCGCGCAGCACCAGCGGGGTGCCGGCCAGCTCGGCCCGGGTGACCGGGGTGCGCCGCCTGGCCCAGGGGTGCCCGGGCGCCACCACCACGGCCAGCCGGTCGGCCCCACCGCCACCCCGGCCAGGCCCGGCGGGGTCCGGGTGCCCTCCACGAAGCCCAAGTCCGCCTCGCCGGCCAGCACCTGCCCGGCCACCGCCTGGGAGTTGGCGGTGCGCAGCGTCACCGCGGTGTCCGGGCGGACCGCGTGCAGCGCCAGCAGCCAGCCCGGCATCAGGTACTCGGCCACGGTCAGTGAGGCCACCACCCGCAGCCGGGCGTCCCGGTCCTCGCGCAGCGCGGCGATCCCGGCGTCCAGCGCCTGGGCGGCCTCCACCACCTGGCGGGCCCACTCCACCACCAGCCGCCCGGTCGGGGTGGGCCGCGAGCCGCGCGGCGAGCGCTCCAGCAGCGGCACCCCGAGCTGCCGTTCCATGCCCTTGATCCGCGAGCTGGCGGCCGGCTGGCTGATCCCCAGGGCCGCCGCCGCCCGCCCGACACTGCCCTGCCGGGCAACTTCGAGCAGCAGTTCCAGCGCGCCCAGTTCGGGCACCAGGGGGGAGAGGGCCATAGATCCAGGTTATGTCCCCATAGGTCCATGGCGGCTACCGGCGCGGGCTCGGCGGGCCGAGGGTGGAGTCATGACCACCCTGCTCGCCCGCCCCGCCACCGCCGCCGCCCGCGGCCCGCTCGACCTGGCCCAGCTCGGGCCCAACTGGTACGCGGCCGTGATGGGCACGGCGATCACCGCCAACGCCGCCGTGGCGCTGCCCCACCGCGTGCCGGGGCAGCTGGGCTTCGCGCAGGCGGTCTGGGCGCTGTCGCTGGCCATGCTGGCGGTGCTGGCCGCGGCTCGGCTGGTGCACCTGACCAGGCACCGGGCGGCGGCCCGCGAGCAGCTGCTGGACAACCCCGCCACCGCGGTCTTCTACGGCTGCCCGCCGATGGCGCTGCTGGCCGTCGGCTTCGGCACCCTGACGGTCGGCGCGCCGCTGATCGGCACCGGCCCGGCGGTCGCGCTGGACCTGCTGCTGTGGAGCACCGGCACGCTCTACGCCGTGCTGGTCGCCGCCGGCCTCCCGTACCTGATGGTCACCCGGCACCGGCTCTCCGCGCTGACCGCCAACCCCACCTGGCTGCTGCCGGTGGTCGCCCCGATGGTCGCCGCGGCGCTCGGCCCGGCGCTGCTGCCGCACCTGCCGGCCGGTCTGCGCCCGGGGCTGTTCTACGCCTGCTACGGCATGTTCGGCGCCAGCCTGCTGGCCGTCCTGGTGATGCTGCCGGTGGTCTTCGCCGGCCTGGTGCACAGCAAGCTGCCCGCCGTGCTGCTCACCCCGTCGCTCTTCCTGGTGCTCGGCCCGCTCGGGCAGTCCACCACCGCGGTCGGCAACCTGGCGGACGCGGCCCGCACGGTGGCGCCCGCGCTGGCCGCCCCCGCGTTGGGCTTCGCGGTGCTCTACGGGGTGGCGATGACCGGCTTCGCGCTGCTCTGGCTGCTGCTGGCCGGAGCCGCCAACCTGCGGGCGCTGGTGCGGCACCGGATGCCGTTCGGCATGACCTGGTGGGCCTTCACCTTCCCGGTCGGCACCTGCGTCACCGGTACGGCGTCGCTGGCCCGGCACACCGGGTTCGCGGGCTTCGGCTGGCTGGCGGTGGGGCTCTACGGGCTGCTGCTGGCGGCCTGGGCGGTGGCCGGCGCGCGGACCGCGAGCGCGCTGCTGGGCGGCCGGCTGCTGCGCGTGGCGGCGTGACGTGCCCCGGCACGACGGATGCCGACGTGACGGATGGTCGTATGACGTGTGGTCACCTGACGGGAATGAACCACCCCTCGACGGCGTCCCGTCTGACGGAGCGTGTGATGATCTGCATCGCGCGACCGACCGAACGGCCGAACGGTACCCGGTTCTCGCGCCCTGCTCCGCCGACTGGCAAGATGGCGGAGGACAGTCAAGTCGGGGGTGGAGTGCGATGGCGGAGCCGGCCGATCCGGTGGGGCACCGCGAAGGGCCCGGCGCCCTGGATCTCGAGCTGGACCCGGCGGCCCGTGCCTTCTACCTGGCCGTGGTGGCCGGCGGCGGCTGGGTGAAGTCCGACGAGGTCCGGCCCGGGGACGCCGCGGCGCTGGACCGGCTGCTGGCCGTCGGCCTGGTCCGCGGCCTGCCCGGCGGCACCTTCTACTCGGTGGTCAGCCCGCGCGCCTTCCTCGGCCGGGCCGGCGGCGCCCTGCGCGCCCGGGCCGCCGAACTGCTCCGCCAGGCCGACGAGATGCCGGCCCTGCTCGACGAGCTGACCCAGGCCTACGAGGCGGCTCCCCGCAGCTACGGACTGCGCCCCGGCGTCGTGGACACCGTCACCGACCGGGACAACATCCGGCACCGGATCGCCCAGCTGGTGGCCGACACCGAGAGCGAGATCCTCACCGCCCAGCCCGGCGGCGACCGCCCCGCCGACCACCTGGCCTGGGCGATGGCCCAGGACGTGCCGTTCCTGCGCGGCGGCGGCGTGATGCGCACCCTCTACCAGCCGGTGGCCCGCACCGACCCGGCGACCAGCTCCTACGCGGCCGCCGTCACCCCGTACGGCGCCCGGATCCGGGTGCTGGACGAGGACTTCCAGCGGATGCTGATCTTCGACCGCAAGGTGGCGCTGATCCCGGCCTCCGCCGACATGGGCAGCGCCGCGTTCGTCTGCGACCCCACCGCGGTCGAGGTGCTGGTCGAGATGTTCGAGCGCGACTGGCAGCGCGCCGAGCGGGTGGCCTGGGGCTCGGCCCACTCGATGCCGGACACCGGCGCCGTGGCCGACCGGATCGCCCGGCTGCTGGCCTGCGGCCTGAGTCGGCGCGGCATCGCCAGCCGGATCGGCCTGAGCGAGCGCACCGTGGCGGCGCACATCGCCCGGCTGCGCCAGGAGTACGAGGCGGAGACGCTGTTCCAGCTGGGCTGGCTGATGCGCGGCCAGGGGGAGCGGGGCGCCGGCGACTGCTGACCCGCCAACCGATCGGTGCGGCCGGGCGGCTGCAGGAACACGCAGCTGCGGAAACCTGCACCGGTCGGCGCCTTGTCGTGCCGCGGCCACTGCGGCACCCTGGCAGCTCAGCTGATCGTCTGTCAGGAAACCGTCCGGCAAGGGGAATCGGGGGCGCCGAACGGTAGCGCAGCCCCTCGCCGGACGGGTCCGCGGGGGAGGAGTACGCGATGGCCGGGCGTTCGCATGTGCTGGTGGAGAGTCAGGTGGTCTGGGGCAAGCCGGAGGCGGACAGCTTCCTGCGGGAGGCCGTCTCGCTCGCCGAGTCCGGTGACCGGGTGATCCTCTACCTGGTCGAGGACGGGGTGTTCGCCGCCGTCTCGGACGGCATCCCGGAGCTGGCCCGGCTGGTGGAGCTGGGGTCCGAGGTCTGGGCCGACGAGTACTCGCTCGGGCACCGGGCGCTGGTCGCGACCCGGCTCTCCCCGTTCGTCCGGGTCAAGGCCGCCGAGGCGCTGGACCGTGTGGTGCGGCAGGCGGACGGGCGGGTGGCCATCCACTGAGCGATCCACTGAGCGGCTTTCGTCTGCGGTCAGCGGGGAGTGGTCAGCGGGGGCCGAGACCGAACGTTCTTCTCTCATGCTCGTCTCATACCCGCAGCTCAGCTGTGCACGGATGACCACAGCGCCGCGGCATTCTGCACGTTTGTGCAGTTGCGGGAATCTGCAGGAGGAACGCCCTTGTTCCCAGGTCCGCGCTTTGTGAGGCTTGGGATACACGCCAAGCCGCCCGGGTAACCGCAACCCGCTGGTGGTGACTCGTCCACCGTTCTCGCACAGGGGCAGAGGTATCTGTGCGAGGGGCCGGGGGACGCCGGGCGGTCGCTATTTGTGGTGATGGCGACCGCGCCCGGTACCAGCGAGGCGTTGCTGCTCCGCCTCGCTGGAAGCACCTCGGATTTGGCGTCAGTGAAGTGGATCCGCCCGGAGACAGGAGACCGAGAGTCCCTGACTCCGGGCCGGATCCGCCCACGGAGTCGACGTCGGTTGCCCGCTCGGGGGGCGGGCAACCGGACCCTCCTCCGTGCTGCCGGTGGCGCCCGCGGCGTGCCGTGCCCGTTCCTGATGAGATGATGCGCCCGAGGCGGTCGTTCGACCGCTGCCAGTCCGGCGCGCAGGGGGAACGGATGGCCGAGATGCCTGACAAGTCCGAGATGCCAGACAGTCCGTCAGCCGCCGCCCGTCCGCAGCCGGCCGAGCCGTCCCCGGGCGAAGCCGGCGCACTCGACAACCTGGTGGGAGGGCTCCCGCTCCCCGGCTACGCCGCCCGGTCGCTCTACCTGGCCGTCCTCGGCGACGGCGGTCAGCTGCCGATGGCCACCGTGCCCGAGCCCGATCGGCCGGTGGTCGCCGAACTGCTGGAGCTCGGCCTGCTCAAGGCCGACCCGGTGGCCGGCGCCTACACCGTGGTCAACCCGCGTTCGGTGGGCGGTCGGCTCAGCGAGGAACTGCGCTCGGCCGGCACCCGGCTGCTGGTCCAGGCCCAGGAGATGCCCGCCCTGCTGGAGGACCTCACCCGGGCCTACGACCGGACCCCGCGCAAGGTCGACCGCTCCGGCGAGGTGCAGCACGTCCACGGGCACGCGGAGGTCCGGGTCCGGATCGACCGGCTGCGCGACGGCGCCACCGGCGAGCTGCTCTCCGCCCAGCCCGGCGGTGCGCTGAGCCCGCAGCTGCTGGACAACGCGGTCGCCGCCTGCCGCTCGCTGCTGGAGCGCGGCGGCAGCATCCGCACCCTCTACGAGCCGGGCGCCCGGGCCCACGCCCCGACTGCCTCCTTCGTGCTGGACGCCACCGAACTCGGCGTGCGCTTCCGGGTGTTGGGCGAGTCCTTCAAACGGATGATGATCTTCGACCGGTCCACCGTGGCGATCCCGTCCGGTCCCGACTACGCCAGCGCCGCCTTCGTCGAGGACCCGGCGGTGGTCGCCTTCCTGAGCGGCATGTTCGAACGCGACTGGGCCCGCGCCGAACCCGTCCAGTGGAGCGCCGCCACCGCCCCCGAGCCGGTCGGCCAGCCGGTCCACCTCCAGGTCGGCCGCCTGCTCGCCCAGGGCCTCACCCAGCGCATGATCGCGTCCCGGCTCGGCCTCAGCGACCGCACCGTCGCCGGCCACATCTCCCGGTTGCGCGAACTCTACGACGCCGAGACGCTGTTCCAGCTGGGCTGGCTGATGCGCGCCGCGAACGGAGACGGGCGAGGGGAGTAGGGGTGACGGGGGACGGCCCGGACGGCGGGAGAACCGCGCCACCGCAGGTGCCGGACGCCGCGGCGAAGGCGCTCTACCGGCAGCTGCTGGCGGGGGGTGGGCTGTTCCACCCGGCCGACGTGCCGGCCGGGGACGCGGTGGCCCTGGAGCAGCTGCGGGTGGCCGGGCTGGTGGTGCAGCAGCAGGGGTACGAGCTCTGGACGGTGGTCGACCCTCGTGCGGCGGCCGCCCGGATGAGTGCTCAACTGCGCTCTGCCGGAATGGACTTGCTGATCCAAGCCGACGCGCAGCCCGGACCGCTGGCGGATCTGGCGGCGGCGTACGAGGGCATGCCGCGTCCGGCGGCCGGCAACAGCGTGATCCAGCAACTGCACGACCTCACCCAGATCCAGCAACGCGTGGAGCAGGCGGCGGCCGAGAGCAAGTGGGAGATCCTGGTCGCAGGACCGGGACCTCGGCACCAGGTGGCGGCCGACCAGGCGAAGGAGACGGCCAGGGGCCTGGTGAGTCGAGGGGTGGCGTTCCGGGTGCTGTACCAGTCCGCGGCGCGGCAGGTGCCCGCAGTCGTGGAGTACGCGGCCTACGCCAGCCGTCTGGGCGTTCGCTTCCGGGTGCTGGACGAGCCGTTCCTGCAGACGATGATCTTCGACCGCAGGGTGGTGGTGGTCGGCTCCCCCGGCACCTTCCACGCGTCCTTCATCGAGGATCCGGTGCTGGTGGGCCTGGTGGTGGACCAGTTCGAGCGCGACTGGGCACGGGCGGAGCGGGTGCGATGGGATGCGCCGAGGGAGACGGACCCGTTGGTCCCACTGCTCGCCCGAGGGCTGACCCAGCGGGCGATCGCCAAGCGGCTGAGGTTGAGCGAGCGGACGGTGGCGACCCAGATCGCCCGGCTGCGGGAGGAGTACGACGCCGAGACGCTCTTCCAGCTGGGCTGGCAGATCCGGGGCGAGCAGCCCGACTCGTGATCCGCCGAGCTGGGCTGCGTACCTCTGGCCGCCTCCGGCTACTTCTGGCCGGCGAGGCTCAGCCGGTCACCGCACCGGTGCTCGGCCAGCTGCTGTACGGGTTGCGCAGGCTGGAGGCCGGGCTGAACTGCTCGCCCGGGGCGGTCCAGAAGCCGTCGCGCAGCGAGAGCGCCATGCCGGCCCAGTCCAGCGCGGTCTCGACGATGTGGCGCAGGCTCTCCTCGGACCAGGTGTCGTCGAAGACCAGCGGGAGCACCGGGGCGACCTGCTCGATGGTGGCGATCAGCGGGTTGTGGGTGATCGCCTCGTCCACCAGCAGCACGATCGGCTTGCGCAGGGCGGAGCCCCAGCCGAGCTCCAGCGAGACGCCGGCGGAGAGCGGCGAGCCGACGTAGGCGAAGATCAGGTCCGCGCTCTGCATGGCCCGGAAGTCGGAGGGCACCCGCGGCTCCGGGGCGCGCCCCTCGATCGTCCACGCGTCGCTGTGGTGCGCGCTGAAGACCGCGGCGCCGCTGTGCAGCAGCGAGCTGCGCAGGGCGGTCAGGCGGGTCCGGCTGGCCAGCGTCACGACGCTGTCGGCCGGCCCGGTCAGCCGCATCAGCGGGGCGGCGAGGAAGACACGGGCCCGGCGGCCTTCGGGGGCCTGGGCTGCGTGCTGGCGCATGTAGGGCTCAGTCATGGCGATGGCTCCGGGGATGGATGGTCCTGCGCTGTGTGGTGTCAGCGCAGGTGAAGCAGTGCGATTGCTGCTATCGCGTCGGGCCGGCCGCACTGGCGGTGCCCGCTCGCTTGATCGATCGTCACTGCTCCCGGTTCAGGGAGTCCACCGCAATGGTGTGTCATATCGCTGACTGGCATCCGGATGACACTGTTGCACGTGCATCTGCTTGATGCATCTGCTCGGGAAGGTGTCATCTTTCTGCCTGGCAGCACGATGCCAGGCCTTGAATGCAAACTGAGCTTGCCTCAGCTGGAGAATCTGGCTTTGATGTTTAGTTGTCCGTGGCTGTCGCAATATGTGATAGACGGTTACGGAGATGGTGTCTTTATAGCAGGTTCATGACAAGGGAGGCATCAGATGCACCGTTCACCTCGATTCACCATTCGCACGCTGGTGGCGGCCGGTTCGCTCGGCGCAGCCATCCTGGTGCCCGGGGTGGCTCTGGCCGCGTCGCAGGACTCCTCTGCCGTAGCCAGCGCGACGGCCTGGCATCAGCAGAGCGTCACTGTTGCTTCCCCGGCGGACTGGCAGTGGAACACCCACGCCGGTTCGACCGCTGTTCCTGCGGACTGGCAGTGGAGCGTTCGTGCCGGTTCCAGCGCTGTTCCTGCGGACTGGCAGTGGAGCGTTCGTTCCAGCGCTGCTCCTGCCGACTGGCAGTGGAACACTCACGCCGCTTCGACCGCCGTTCCGGCGGACTGGCAGTGGACCCACCGCACCGCTTCGACCGCTGTTCCCGCCGACTGGCAGTGGTAGGAGGCCGCCGCGCCAGTGCGGGGTCAGAGTTGTGAGGCTGACTGCTGCGACTGCGGGCAGTCCTGATCAGCGGCGTCGGCCTCACCGTCCTCCGCGTAGAGGCTCTTGGGAGCATGGAGGGCCATCCGCCAGCCGAGCTGGAAGAGGGTCTCCGAGTTGTACTCCTCGCGGAAGTCGGCGATGTGCCGGGCCAGGGTGCGCTCGCTGATGCCCAGGTTGCGGGCGATGACTCGGTGACCGACACCCTGGATCATCATGCGCAGAATGTTGGTGCGCATCTTGGAGATCACCGCGGGAGGAACCTCGGTGGCTCCCAGGAACGGACTGGACCGTTCCCAGAGCCGCTCGAAGGAGTCCAGCATGTAGGCGACGATGGCCTCGTCACTGATGAGTGCCGCCGCCTGCGTGTCCCCCTGAACGGGTATGACGGCGACTCTGCGATCGATGATGAAGAGTCGGCTGAACGGCTCTTCCAGGGTTCTGACTTCCGCTCCGGCGTCGGTTATCCGCTCGACGTAGTGCCTGGTGGGGGCGGAGTACCTGGTGCTGGGGTGGTAGACGATGCGGCGGGCCACCCCGCGGCGCAGCACGGCGATGTCGGCTTCCAGCGCGGCTTGCACGAGGTACTGCCGCCCTCCGCCGCCCGGTTGCGCGGTGAGCACCTCGAACTGCGCCCCCTCCGCCAGGGCGTTCACGCGCTGGTTGATCTCCACCACGCCTTTGACGTACTCCACCGGGCCGCCAGGGTGGAATTCCTTGTTCAGCGACTGATAGGCGTGGCCCAGGTCCTGCATGGATGTGGGCACCAGCACGGCCTGCGAGAGCAGCAAATAGGCCTGCTTCTGCCAAGTAGAGCTAAGCCGTTGGGCAAGTCGATCGGGGTCCGTCGCGGTGACGGTTGCGGGTTTTCCTTGACTGAAAACCAGTAGACCGAGTTCCACGAGTTCGGCGTATGGCCCGGTCGGGTCGGATTCCTCGACCTCAATGGTCCCGCCCGCCGCGATGACCTGGAGATACAGTGCCTTCGCCGCCTCGGAGACGAACTCGACGTGCTCCTTCTCCCCTTCGGCTCCGCCTGTCGAACCCATCCCCTGGCTCCCCCTCCCGGGAAAACTCGATCACCGACGCGATTTGCCAACACAAGTCGGGCTGCACTCTACGCAAACGCGGGAGCGGGTGACACCCCGCCATTCGATGGGGTGCCAACCGCTCCCGTCAAGAACCCTGCCGTGTTCCTGCGCTCCCGTTAACGCCGCGGCCGCCAGACCACCAGCGCGGCCGACTGCGTCGGCGGCTGGTACGGCACCAGGTCACGGCGGTACGACGCGTGCACCGCGGCCTCCCTCGCCTGGAGCGCCGCACCCGCGCCCTCGACGGCGGCGGCGAGCTCGGCGACCCGGGACTGCAGGGCCGCGACCTGGTTCTCCAGCTCGATGATCCGCTTGATCCCGGCCAGGTTGATGCCCTCGTCCTGGGAGAGCCGCTGCACCTCGCGCAACTGCTGGATGTCGCGGGCCGAGTAGCGCCGCCCGCCGCCGCCGGTGCGGTCCGGGCAGACCAGGCCGAGCCGGTCGTACTGCCGCAGGGTCTGCGGGTGCAGGCCGGACAGCTCGGCGGCCACCGAGATCACGTAGACCGGGGTCTCCTCGGTGAGCGCGTAGCCCGCGCCGGCGGGGGCGGTGCGCCGGCGGCGGGGTGCGCCGCCGGGCAGGCCCTCGCCGATGCCGGCGCCGATGCCGGGGCCATTA
Protein-coding regions in this window:
- a CDS encoding heat shock protein transcriptional repressor HspR, which codes for MNPHDSGNGPGIGAGIGEGLPGGAPRRRRTAPAGAGYALTEETPVYVISVAAELSGLHPQTLRQYDRLGLVCPDRTGGGGRRYSARDIQQLREVQRLSQDEGINLAGIKRIIELENQVAALQSRVAELAAAVEGAGAALQAREAAVHASYRRDLVPYQPPTQSAALVVWRPRR
- a CDS encoding LuxR family transcriptional regulator, whose product is MTGDGPDGGRTAPPQVPDAAAKALYRQLLAGGGLFHPADVPAGDAVALEQLRVAGLVVQQQGYELWTVVDPRAAAARMSAQLRSAGMDLLIQADAQPGPLADLAAAYEGMPRPAAGNSVIQQLHDLTQIQQRVEQAAAESKWEILVAGPGPRHQVAADQAKETARGLVSRGVAFRVLYQSAARQVPAVVEYAAYASRLGVRFRVLDEPFLQTMIFDRRVVVVGSPGTFHASFIEDPVLVGLVVDQFERDWARAERVRWDAPRETDPLVPLLARGLTQRAIAKRLRLSERTVATQIARLREEYDAETLFQLGWQIRGEQPDS
- a CDS encoding TIR domain-containing protein codes for the protein MTEPYMRQHAAQAPEGRRARVFLAAPLMRLTGPADSVVTLASRTRLTALRSSLLHSGAAVFSAHHSDAWTIEGRAPEPRVPSDFRAMQSADLIFAYVGSPLSAGVSLELGWGSALRKPIVLLVDEAITHNPLIATIEQVAPVLPLVFDDTWSEESLRHIVETALDWAGMALSLRDGFWTAPGEQFSPASSLRNPYSSWPSTGAVTG
- a CDS encoding TDT family transporter, producing MTTLLARPATAAARGPLDLAQLGPNWYAAVMGTAITANAAVALPHRVPGQLGFAQAVWALSLAMLAVLAAARLVHLTRHRAAAREQLLDNPATAVFYGCPPMALLAVGFGTLTVGAPLIGTGPAVALDLLLWSTGTLYAVLVAAGLPYLMVTRHRLSALTANPTWLLPVVAPMVAAALGPALLPHLPAGLRPGLFYACYGMFGASLLAVLVMLPVVFAGLVHSKLPAVLLTPSLFLVLGPLGQSTTAVGNLADAARTVAPALAAPALGFAVLYGVAMTGFALLWLLLAGAANLRALVRHRMPFGMTWWAFTFPVGTCVTGTASLARHTGFAGFGWLAVGLYGLLLAAWAVAGARTASALLGGRLLRVAA
- a CDS encoding LuxR family transcriptional regulator, which encodes MAEPADPVGHREGPGALDLELDPAARAFYLAVVAGGGWVKSDEVRPGDAAALDRLLAVGLVRGLPGGTFYSVVSPRAFLGRAGGALRARAAELLRQADEMPALLDELTQAYEAAPRSYGLRPGVVDTVTDRDNIRHRIAQLVADTESEILTAQPGGDRPADHLAWAMAQDVPFLRGGGVMRTLYQPVARTDPATSSYAAAVTPYGARIRVLDEDFQRMLIFDRKVALIPASADMGSAAFVCDPTAVEVLVEMFERDWQRAERVAWGSAHSMPDTGAVADRIARLLACGLSRRGIASRIGLSERTVAAHIARLRQEYEAETLFQLGWLMRGQGERGAGDC
- a CDS encoding LuxR C-terminal-related transcriptional regulator, with product MPDKSEMPDSPSAAARPQPAEPSPGEAGALDNLVGGLPLPGYAARSLYLAVLGDGGQLPMATVPEPDRPVVAELLELGLLKADPVAGAYTVVNPRSVGGRLSEELRSAGTRLLVQAQEMPALLEDLTRAYDRTPRKVDRSGEVQHVHGHAEVRVRIDRLRDGATGELLSAQPGGALSPQLLDNAVAACRSLLERGGSIRTLYEPGARAHAPTASFVLDATELGVRFRVLGESFKRMMIFDRSTVAIPSGPDYASAAFVEDPAVVAFLSGMFERDWARAEPVQWSAATAPEPVGQPVHLQVGRLLAQGLTQRMIASRLGLSDRTVAGHISRLRELYDAETLFQLGWLMRAANGDGRGE